Proteins co-encoded in one Bacteroidales bacterium genomic window:
- the cysC gene encoding adenylyl-sulfate kinase, which produces MGTDTLFSGSMVSASRSRASKEEILNQHARIFWMCGLSGAGKSTLASILDNELTLRGYLCRVIDGDEIRKGLNKGLGFSAADRQENLRRVAEVAKLFANSGIITIVSFITPTEEMRRMIRSIAGEDYCEIFVDAPLEICEQRDTKGLYKQAREGKIHDFTGIGSPFEPPVNPDITIDTGKTDVEQSACKLLDFVLQLTEYTK; this is translated from the coding sequence ATGGGTACAGACACGTTGTTTTCGGGTTCTATGGTTTCTGCATCCCGGTCCAGAGCGAGTAAAGAGGAAATATTAAATCAGCATGCACGCATTTTCTGGATGTGCGGACTGTCAGGTGCCGGTAAAAGTACGCTGGCTTCAATCCTGGATAATGAACTTACACTTCGGGGATATCTCTGCCGTGTTATCGACGGGGATGAAATCCGCAAAGGACTCAATAAAGGCCTTGGCTTTTCTGCCGCTGACCGGCAGGAAAACCTCCGCAGGGTGGCGGAAGTGGCAAAGCTTTTTGCCAACTCGGGCATCATCACCATTGTGTCATTCATTACACCCACTGAAGAAATGCGCAGGATGATCCGCTCCATTGCCGGTGAGGATTATTGCGAAATATTCGTTGATGCCCCTCTTGAGATTTGCGAACAACGTGATACCAAGGGACTTTATAAACAGGCCCGCGAAGGGAAGATTCATGATTTTACAGGAATCGGTTCACCGTTCGAACCCCCTGTAAATCCTGATATTACAATTGACACTGGTAAAACGGACGTGGAACAAAGCGCCTGCAAGTTGCTTGACTTCGTTTTACAATTGACCGAGTATACAAAATGA
- a CDS encoding SusD/RagB family nutrient-binding outer membrane lipoprotein → MKHLFKYIFMLLAVTLIPACSEDYLDVNQDPNNPTSVSPDLALPVAENLTATYLLINNRVNTLGNLLMYNWSQSDGYAWYPDEFKYLVTSSFYATCFNTAYQNPLKQYQTLDKPDDPAYTYYTAISMIMKSFHYNILVDLYGDIPYTDALKRSLNPAPKYDAAQTVYEDLIVKLTAAIDMIKNAPETALVPATDDIIFGGDMTKWIQFANSIKLRILVRQSDMADRGAYITEQINAILTEGSGFITGNVTVNPGYVKIKDQQNPLWDSYGEDAAGSVVMNNKATCATDYVLTLLKDMNDPRIDRIYEKPSTGHLGVPQGLLDYDTPIVDQYISDNVSNIGPGILKGPEQDAIIFTLSENYFNMAEAALKGYLSESPKALYNKGIEASFITLGVLHPVEAAATYSAQAITNVGYDVSADKKEAIITQKWISLNGLDAIQSWFDYNRTGFPADLPVSRLATTPDRPVRLLYPASELAANADNVPAQKNAFNDKIFWAQ, encoded by the coding sequence ATGAAACATTTATTCAAATATATTTTCATGCTGCTGGCAGTGACTCTGATTCCTGCATGCAGCGAGGACTATCTGGATGTTAACCAGGATCCGAATAATCCTACATCGGTATCTCCTGATCTGGCTTTGCCTGTTGCTGAGAATTTAACTGCAACCTATTTGCTGATCAATAACAGGGTAAATACTCTGGGTAATTTATTGATGTATAACTGGAGTCAGAGTGACGGTTATGCCTGGTATCCTGATGAATTCAAATACCTGGTAACCTCATCATTCTATGCAACCTGTTTTAACACTGCCTATCAGAATCCTCTGAAACAGTATCAGACCCTGGACAAGCCGGATGATCCTGCTTACACTTATTATACGGCTATTTCCATGATCATGAAATCTTTCCATTATAATATCCTGGTGGATTTATATGGAGATATTCCTTATACTGATGCTTTAAAAAGAAGCCTGAATCCTGCACCGAAATACGATGCTGCCCAGACGGTTTATGAAGACCTCATTGTTAAGCTGACTGCTGCTATCGATATGATCAAAAATGCACCGGAAACAGCATTGGTTCCTGCTACTGATGATATCATTTTCGGTGGTGACATGACAAAATGGATCCAGTTTGCCAATTCAATTAAATTAAGGATACTGGTTCGCCAGTCGGATATGGCTGATCGCGGTGCTTACATTACCGAGCAGATAAATGCCATATTAACTGAAGGTTCAGGATTCATCACTGGAAATGTAACCGTTAACCCGGGTTATGTTAAAATCAAAGATCAGCAGAACCCGCTTTGGGACAGCTATGGTGAAGATGCTGCCGGTTCAGTGGTGATGAACAACAAGGCCACCTGTGCCACTGATTATGTGCTGACTTTACTTAAAGACATGAATGATCCAAGGATCGATCGCATTTATGAAAAACCGTCTACGGGTCACCTTGGTGTTCCGCAGGGTCTGCTTGATTATGATACTCCTATTGTTGACCAGTATATATCGGACAATGTATCCAATATTGGCCCCGGCATATTAAAAGGACCGGAACAGGATGCTATCATCTTCACACTTTCAGAAAACTATTTCAATATGGCTGAGGCAGCCTTGAAAGGTTATTTGTCAGAAAGTCCCAAGGCTCTTTATAATAAGGGTATCGAAGCATCATTTATAACTCTTGGCGTACTACATCCAGTAGAAGCGGCAGCAACCTATTCTGCACAAGCCATCACTAATGTAGGCTATGATGTTTCAGCTGATAAAAAGGAAGCCATCATTACTCAGAAATGGATTTCTTTAAACGGTCTGGATGCCATTCAGTCATGGTTTGATTATAACCGTACCGGATTCCCGGCTGATCTGCCTGTTTCAAGACTGGCAACTACACCTGACAGACCTGTCAGATTGCTGTATCCCGCTAGCGAACTTGCCGCCAATGCTGACAATGTACCGGCACAAAAGAACGCTTTCAATGACAAGATTTTCTGGGCTCAATAA
- a CDS encoding SusC/RagA family TonB-linked outer membrane protein, with the protein MKRILSSLVCLLLFSWFAFGQDVQIRGTITSSEDGNTLPGVYVKIKGTNTGTATDASGKYQMTAPANATLVFSSIGFKDQEIAVGGQSVIDVVMSSDITQMDEVVVTALGIKREKREVTYQTQKVSNDEILMAAPTRAASALTGKVAGLQINNMDNGVNPSTQITLRGYRSISGNNSATVVIDGSIASLGALDDLNPNDIQEINVLKGANAAALYGSKASNGALIVTTKKGAASQKFTVGLNSAYTLEKVAYMPDFQTKYGTGWEGQYDPIENTNWGPRFDGQMRQIGPTLPDGTFQESPYAPVKDNLLKFFQNGDTWTHTAYVSGGDQTSSFYLSAGTQTADGIVPDDAYKRYTFRANASKRIGKLELAFNSTYFSDHTDVVGSTIGDQDRPLYWFLLNTSANIPLSKYKNWRTDKWATPDTYYNGYYENPYFCVGTNRNIDDTRRLMANVAVSYDILSWMKFTVRAAMNNSWGDGKNWRAAQKFAAFRTGNSDISSFVEDSEFQNKDYNFDAILALDRHITDNISLKANLGATNQTQETHYGMIRANNLSIPGFYDVSNGTGKPEVTRDDSKYINYGFFGDFTLGYGNYLFLNFSGRNDWTSTLAKGNNNYFYPAFGLSFVLTDAIKSLQNNVLSFAKITASNATVFNDLQPYEINERYSQQIGFPYGDLNGFALGTRTVDANIKKERINTTEVGIDLGFLNNRITLDGSYYIIKTTDLITAITPSIASGAASFLTNIGELKNHGFEATLGGRIIDYSGFTWDASINYTTQTTEVVEITKDNNEVALQTVSGGLAGVYAVKGEIFPQIKASAYLRDPQGRLIIDPSSGNPKEMTSYKNLGRTTPKSIWGFNTTMAFKGISIGATVDYRTGFVYYEQGSDQMEFTGRSLESVSANRQDFVVPNSVIETQTGVFVPNTNIPVANGRQGYWTDVYNNVKENYVKDASALKIRELTVDYALPAKLLAKTPITKVKVGFVARNLMTWLPKENHFADPEFGNSYDNPNATGIGGFLQPPPTKSFGFSLNLEF; encoded by the coding sequence ATGAAAAGGATTTTGAGTTCACTTGTATGCCTGCTCCTTTTTAGCTGGTTCGCGTTCGGGCAGGACGTACAAATCAGGGGAACGATTACATCCTCCGAGGATGGTAATACGCTTCCCGGGGTGTATGTAAAAATTAAGGGGACAAACACCGGTACTGCCACTGATGCCAGCGGTAAGTATCAGATGACCGCTCCTGCAAATGCAACGCTTGTTTTCAGTTCCATTGGCTTTAAGGATCAGGAAATTGCAGTTGGAGGACAGTCGGTTATTGATGTTGTTATGTCGAGCGACATTACCCAAATGGACGAGGTAGTGGTTACTGCACTCGGTATTAAGAGGGAAAAGAGGGAGGTTACTTACCAGACTCAGAAGGTAAGCAACGATGAGATCCTCATGGCAGCACCGACTAGGGCAGCCAGCGCTCTTACCGGTAAGGTTGCAGGACTTCAGATCAATAATATGGATAACGGTGTAAATCCGTCAACACAGATTACCCTGAGAGGTTATCGTTCAATCAGCGGCAACAACTCAGCCACTGTGGTTATTGATGGTTCAATTGCATCACTTGGTGCTTTGGATGACCTGAACCCTAATGATATCCAGGAAATCAACGTACTGAAAGGTGCCAACGCTGCAGCTCTTTATGGTTCAAAAGCAAGTAACGGTGCTCTTATCGTTACCACCAAGAAAGGTGCAGCCAGCCAGAAATTTACTGTTGGTTTGAACTCTGCATATACACTTGAAAAAGTTGCTTATATGCCTGACTTCCAGACTAAATATGGTACAGGTTGGGAAGGCCAGTATGACCCTATCGAAAACACCAACTGGGGTCCCCGTTTTGACGGTCAAATGCGCCAGATTGGTCCCACACTGCCTGATGGTACATTCCAGGAATCTCCTTATGCTCCGGTAAAAGACAACCTGTTGAAGTTCTTCCAGAACGGTGATACTTGGACCCACACTGCTTACGTAAGCGGTGGTGACCAGACAAGCAGTTTCTATCTTTCTGCAGGTACCCAGACTGCTGACGGTATTGTTCCGGATGATGCATACAAACGCTATACATTCCGTGCCAATGCAAGCAAACGTATAGGCAAACTGGAACTGGCCTTCAATTCGACCTATTTTTCAGATCATACGGATGTGGTAGGTAGCACAATCGGAGATCAGGACAGACCTCTGTACTGGTTCCTTCTGAACACATCAGCAAACATTCCTCTGTCGAAGTACAAAAACTGGAGAACTGACAAATGGGCAACTCCTGATACCTATTATAACGGATACTATGAGAATCCTTATTTCTGCGTTGGAACAAACCGGAATATTGATGACACAAGGAGGTTGATGGCTAACGTAGCCGTATCCTATGACATTCTTTCATGGATGAAGTTTACTGTTCGTGCCGCTATGAACAATTCATGGGGCGACGGTAAAAACTGGCGTGCTGCTCAGAAATTTGCTGCATTCAGAACCGGTAATTCCGACATTTCGTCATTTGTTGAAGATTCTGAATTCCAGAATAAAGATTACAACTTTGATGCTATTTTGGCATTGGATCGGCATATTACCGACAACATTTCCCTGAAGGCTAACCTCGGTGCCACCAATCAGACACAGGAAACGCATTATGGAATGATCAGGGCTAACAACCTCAGTATTCCCGGTTTTTACGATGTTTCAAACGGAACCGGCAAACCTGAAGTTACCCGCGACGATTCCAAATACATTAACTATGGTTTCTTCGGTGATTTCACCCTGGGTTACGGTAACTATCTCTTCCTGAACTTCTCAGGCAGAAATGACTGGACATCAACTCTTGCAAAAGGAAACAACAATTATTTCTATCCTGCATTCGGTTTGTCATTCGTGCTGACCGACGCTATCAAGAGTCTGCAGAACAACGTACTTTCATTTGCAAAGATTACTGCCAGCAATGCTACAGTATTTAACGATTTGCAGCCTTATGAAATTAACGAAAGATATTCACAGCAGATTGGTTTCCCCTATGGCGATCTTAATGGATTCGCATTGGGTACAAGAACTGTTGATGCCAACATTAAGAAAGAAAGAATTAATACAACTGAAGTTGGTATTGACCTGGGATTCCTGAATAACAGGATAACACTCGACGGTTCCTATTATATTATCAAAACAACTGACCTGATCACTGCAATCACTCCTTCGATTGCTTCAGGTGCTGCTTCATTCCTTACCAACATTGGTGAATTAAAGAACCATGGTTTTGAAGCCACTTTGGGCGGTCGCATTATTGATTATTCAGGATTTACATGGGACGCCAGCATTAACTACACAACCCAGACAACTGAAGTAGTTGAAATTACAAAGGACAATAATGAAGTTGCCCTTCAGACTGTAAGTGGTGGATTAGCCGGTGTTTATGCTGTAAAGGGTGAAATATTCCCCCAGATTAAAGCTTCAGCTTATCTTAGAGATCCTCAGGGCAGACTTATTATTGATCCTTCTTCAGGTAACCCGAAGGAAATGACTTCATACAAAAACCTGGGCAGAACTACTCCTAAGAGTATTTGGGGTTTCAATACAACTATGGCTTTCAAAGGAATCTCTATCGGTGCTACTGTAGATTATAGAACCGGTTTCGTATATTATGAGCAGGGTTCGGACCAGATGGAATTCACAGGCCGTTCACTCGAGAGTGTATCAGCCAACCGTCAGGATTTTGTTGTTCCTAATTCGGTTATTGAAACCCAAACCGGTGTATTTGTTCCGAATACAAATATACCCGTTGCCAATGGTCGCCAGGGTTATTGGACCGACGTTTACAATAACGTAAAGGAAAACTACGTAAAAGACGCCTCCGCTCTTAAAATCAGGGAATTAACAGTTGATTATGCTCTTCCTGCAAAACTGCTGGCAAAGACCCCGATTACAAAGGTTAAAGTTGGATTTGTTGCACGTAACCTGATGACCTGGTTACCCAAAGAAAACCACTTTGCTGATCCTGAATTCGGAAACTCTTATGACAATCCCAATGCAACTGGTATCGGTGGTTTCCTGCAACCTCCTCCTACCAAATCATTTGGCTTCTCACTTAATTTAGAATTTTAA
- a CDS encoding SusD/RagB family nutrient-binding outer membrane lipoprotein → MKKYIALLIAAAFFVSCTDKFEEYNQDRKNPMVVPGEPLFSNAEKNLADQITNTDVNLNVFKLFAQYWTETTYTDEANYDLVNRTIPDNTFAVYYRDILMDFKEASRLIQASTDVGNIPEEQTNKLAVIELLVCYAYQNLVDMFGDVPYTAALDIENLSPVYDDAATIYNDLITRVQAAISQLNPAFGSFGTADFIYNGDVAQWQKFGNALLIKIGTTLADVNPALGKSTVEGAVAGTFTSSADDALFPYLSASPNYNPIYDDLVASGRNDFVAANTLVDILDTLNDPRIWAYFDTVTTNTFIGGPYGSTSPYSQYSHISQTLHQPTFPGAFLTYYEIQFYLAEASARGWNVSDSTTEQLYHNAIASSFEFWNIPTDSLTTYMANPAVAWATAQGDWKQKIGTQEWIAFYARGLEGYTTWRRLDFPRLNMPESITSYSEIPKRYTYPVNEQTLNRANWQAASEHIGGDLLTTPVFWDVTQPAR, encoded by the coding sequence ATGAAAAAATATATTGCATTACTTATTGCAGCGGCCTTCTTTGTATCCTGTACGGATAAATTTGAGGAGTATAACCAGGATCGGAAGAATCCTATGGTAGTGCCCGGAGAACCCCTGTTTTCGAATGCTGAAAAAAATCTGGCTGACCAGATAACAAATACCGATGTAAACCTCAATGTATTTAAGTTGTTTGCGCAGTACTGGACTGAGACCACTTATACGGATGAGGCCAATTATGATTTGGTGAACCGGACCATACCCGACAACACATTTGCAGTTTACTACAGGGATATCCTGATGGATTTCAAAGAAGCCTCACGATTGATCCAGGCAAGCACTGATGTGGGTAATATTCCCGAAGAACAGACAAACAAGCTTGCTGTTATTGAATTGCTTGTATGTTATGCTTATCAGAACCTGGTAGATATGTTTGGCGATGTACCCTACACGGCAGCATTGGATATTGAAAACCTTTCACCGGTATATGATGATGCGGCCACTATCTACAATGACCTGATTACCAGGGTACAGGCAGCTATCAGTCAGTTGAACCCGGCATTCGGCAGTTTCGGTACTGCAGACTTTATATATAATGGTGATGTAGCGCAATGGCAGAAATTCGGGAATGCACTCCTTATTAAAATAGGTACAACTCTTGCAGATGTTAATCCTGCATTAGGTAAGTCCACCGTAGAGGGGGCAGTCGCCGGAACATTTACATCCTCGGCAGATGATGCCCTCTTTCCGTATCTGAGTGCAAGTCCGAATTATAATCCCATTTATGATGATCTTGTTGCCAGCGGCAGAAATGACTTCGTTGCAGCAAATACACTGGTTGATATACTGGATACACTGAATGATCCGCGTATCTGGGCTTACTTTGATACCGTAACAACAAACACTTTTATTGGCGGACCTTACGGTTCAACAAGCCCGTACTCGCAATATTCACATATATCACAAACCTTGCATCAGCCCACTTTCCCCGGAGCATTTCTTACATATTATGAAATACAGTTCTACCTGGCTGAAGCTTCGGCCAGGGGTTGGAATGTAAGTGACAGTACAACAGAGCAGTTGTATCATAATGCAATAGCATCATCCTTTGAGTTCTGGAATATTCCAACCGACAGCCTGACAACGTATATGGCAAATCCCGCTGTTGCCTGGGCCACTGCCCAGGGCGACTGGAAGCAGAAAATCGGCACACAGGAATGGATTGCGTTTTATGCAAGAGGACTGGAAGGATACACAACCTGGAGGCGGCTTGATTTTCCGAGGTTGAACATGCCGGAATCCATTACGAGTTACAGTGAGATTCCGAAGCGTTATACCTATCCGGTAAACGAGCAAACACTGAACCGTGCGAACTGGCAGGCGGCATCAGAGCATATTGGGGGTGATTTACTGACAACTCCGGTATTCTGGGATGTGACTCAGCCTGCACGATGA